ATCGCGGTGAAGGGCCTCCGGCAGGGCGCGGACTAGTTGGGCCCGTAGAAGGGCTCGTTCGCGGCGGGCACCGCGAGCGTCACGGAGCTGGCCGTGGAGGACACCGGCGCGCGGTAGATGCTGGGGTCACCGCCGGAGTCGTTGAAGAGGAAGCCCAGCTCCGTGCTGCTCGTCCAACTGGGGAAGCTCTCCTGCACGGTGCTCGCGGTGTAGTCCGTCAGCCGCCGCAGGGCGCCGCCGAGGCCCGAGGCCGTCACGTTGCCCACGAAGATGCGCGTGCTTCCGGAGGACAGCCGCCCGTCCAGGGCAATCTGCCGCCCGTCCGGCGAAATCACCGCGCGGTTCGCGATGGCCAGCACCTCGTTGCCCAGCCGCACGTAGCTGGGGCTGCCGCCGCCCACCGGCACGAACGCGAGCTGGTCGAACTGGAAAGAATTGGTGCCCGCGGGCGCCACCACCGTGTTCCCGCTGGGGAAGAAGGACGGCGCGCCGTAGGCGATGGTCGTGCCGGGCGTCAGGTCCACGAAGCCGCTGCCATCCGCCGCGATGCGGCCCAGCGAGCTTTGCGACCCCGAGCCCCGGTCGAACGCGAACACGATGGTGCGCCCATCCGGGCTGAAGCTGGGGCCGCGGAAGTTGGTGCAACCGCCGCAGGCCGCGTCGTTGGTGCTCAGCAGCGTGGCCACCGCCCCGCCCGTGGTGGGCACCGTCTGCAGGGAGTACGTGCTGCCGGAGCGCTGCACGAAGACGATGCTGTTGCCGTTCTTGGAGATGGCCGGCGTGTACGCGCCGCCCGCCGTCGTCAGCCGCTGCGGGCTGTTGGGGTCGCCGTCGTCGTCCACCACGTAGATGTTCCGGTCGCCGCGCACGAAGGCGAAGCCCCGGTCGAAGAGGACGTCACCCGCGGTGCCGCCGCCGCCGCCAAAGTCCGTGGGCTCGCACGCCCCCAACAACCCCACCGCCACCACTCCGCCGAGCCATCGCCGCATGCCCATCATCGCTGTGTCTCCCGCCGTGCCGGCCCTGTCACACGCGCTTGCCGCCCGAACACTACAGGGCGCGCCGGACAGGACGTCAACGCACACGCGGGCATTCACGCGCGCCCGTGTCCGGGAGCGCGCACGCGATTTTCAGCGGTTGAGGCGGTTCAGCTCGTTGCGGCAGACGTTGCAGGGGCCCAGCGACTTGCGGTCGATGTCCTGCGGGAACTGCGGGAAGAACATCACGCAGCGTGAGTCCTCGCAGTACGACAGGCCGATGAGGTGCCCCGCCTGGTGCACCGCCTCCACCTGCACGCGGCGGCGCAGCGTCTCGCCCTCCGCGCCCTGGCGCAGCCGGAACAGGCTCATCACCGCGACCTTGGACTCCCGGTCCGCCTGCCCGAAGACGAAGGGCGAGTCCGGTTCGAAGAGGTCCGCGTCCGTCACGCCCATCACCAGCTCCTGCGGCGACTCATCCAGCACCGTGCCCAGCCGGCGCATGATGGCGTTGCAGTGGTACTGGCTCCGGTCCTTGTTGAAGGCGTAGGCCGGGGACGACAGCGCCATCCGGCTCACGACCGCGCTGACGCCCAGATGGGTCGCCAGCGGTTCCTGCAGGGCGTTCACGAGCGCGGACGGTGGACTGCCCACGGTGACCAGCAGGAGCGTCTTCTGCGGCATCAGCCCACCGCCTTTGCTTCCGGACGGACGACGTTACCGCGTCCCCCCGGAGCGGAGTGGCTGGGGCGCAAGGATTCGAACCTTGATAATCAGAGTCAAAGTCTGACGTCCTGCCATTAGACGACGCCCCAGCAGGTTCGCACGCGTACTCGTGGGCCGATACTACGGCACTTTGACGGGCGCGGGAACCCACTCTGACGCTGACCCCCTCCGTCCGTGGAGTGCGGGGGGTGGATCACCCGGGCGGGCTGTCATCCACCCGACAGGCGCCCCCCTCCCCTTCCAGGCCCTCAGCCCTTCAGGACGGCCAGGGGCGTGAGCCGAACGCGGGGCGTCACGAGGTCCGCCTCGTCCTCCAGCACCTCGGTGAGGTCCCGGTAGGCGGCGGGGGCCTCCTCCACCAGGGCGTGCGTCCGGCCCGGGTCGAACACCACGCGGCGCAGGGCGTGGACCAGGGCGTCCGGGCGGATACGGGCGCGGGCCTCCGTGCGGGTGAGCACGCGGCCCGCCCCGTGCGAGCAGGAGCGGAAGGCGCGGGGCTCCCCCTGGCCTTCGACGACGTAGGAGGCCGTGCCCATGGAGCCGGGGATGAGCCCCCGGGCTCCGGCCTCCAGCCCCACCGCGCCCTTGCGGTGGACCCAGAGCGTGCGGCCGAAGTGCGGCTCTGAGGCGACATGGTTGTGGTGCACGTCCACGGTGATCCCCGGGTCCGGGGCCACGCCCAGCACATCCGCCAGCACCGCCAGGGCCCGGGCGGCGAGCTGGTCCCGGTTCGCGCGGGCGAAGCGGCACGCCAGGTCCAGGTCGTTCACGCAGGCCCGGCCCGCTTCGGTGCCGGTGTCGAGCGCGGGCGGCGTGCCCTGCCCGAGCGCCCGGGCCACGCGCTGGTGGTGTTCCCCCACGGCGCCCCCTACGCCCCGCGAGCCGGAGTGGATGAGCAGCCACAGGTCCCCTGCCCCGTCGCGGTCCAGCTCCAGGAAGTGGTTGCCCCCGCCGAGCGTGCCCAGGTGACGCGGCGCCAGCCGCTCCCAGGCATGCGCGAGCTTCTGGGTGGACAGCGGTGGCGCTTCGAGCCCCGGTGGCAGGGGCAGGCCCCGTCCCCGGTGCACCGCGTCTCCCACCGGGATGACCCGGGCGAGCTGGGACAACAGCCGCTCCAGGTCCGCGCGCGAGAGTGACGCGGCGGGGAAGGCGAAGCGGTGCGCGCTCACGCCGCAGCCCAGGTCGTTGCCCAGCGCGCCGGGGACGACGTGCGCTTCCGTGGCGAAGATGGTGCCCACCGCCACGCCCGACGCGAGGTGCACGTCCGGCATCACCGCCACGTGCTCCGTCACCCAGGGCTGCGCGGCGAGGAGCTGGAGCTGCTTCAAGGCCGCCGGGGGGACCGTGCGTGCCCAGGCAAGGAGGGGCACCGCGCCCGGTGGGACCTCGAGGACGCGGGGCATCATGCGTCACCGCCTTCCTCGGCGTCCGTGCGTGGGGCAGTGCCCACGAGGACGAAGCGCAGGTGCGGGGTGCGCTTGAGGTTCAGGTGCTGCGCGAGCCGCGAGCGCAGGAAGCCCTCTGCTCTGACGAGGGCCTCCTTCACGGCGGCGGGGTCCGCGTCGTGCGGCAGCGAGTAGCCGATGCGCACGGTGCGGCCTTCGGGGGACAGCTCGCAGGACGTCAGCGTGAGGTCTTCGAGCCTGGGGTCGGACAGCTCGCCGCGGAAGAGCAGCGAGACGTCCTCGGAGAGGGTGGACTGGACGCGCAGGTGACGCGCGGACGGGGCTTCGGAATGGAACAGCGAGGAGCCCGAGCGCCGGAGGGACGCGCGGGGACGGCGATGCCTGGAAGAGGACATGAATGAAGACGGATTCCTGCAAGCCGTGCCGGAGCACGGCCGGGTGTGCACGCGAACGGCTCCGCGCGGACACGCCGTCTGGACCTCACGGCAATGGCGTCCTCCACGACCAAAGGCGGCGCTCACCTGGGCGCGGCCTTCGGACGGGCGCTGGACGCCGCCGGTGACGCTAGAAGCGCGACCCCGCGGAGCGGACCGAGACCACCTTGGCGACACGTCCCATGGCACACCTCCCGCCGCGCGAGCCGATGCGCGGACCGTCCACGGACGCGGGGGCCTTCCAGGTCCTGACAAAGGGCGGTGCTGTCCTCTGGTGACCAGCCGTTCCATCCACCATCCGACGCGCGGCGACAGTCGGATTGGCGGGACGGCCGTCACCGGGCAAGCAGGGGCCAGGAGGCGTCATGGCCGAGACTTTCGACGTGGTGGTGATTGGGGCGGGTCCCGCGGGCGAGAACGCGGGCGCGCGCGCGGCGGCGGGGGGTTTGAAGGTCGCGCTGGTGGAGCAGGAGCTCCTGGGCGGCGAGTGCTCCTACTGGGCCTGCATGCCCAGCAAGGCGCTGCTGCATCCCAGCGAGACGCTGTGGCTCGCGAAGCACACGCCCGGCGTGCGCGAGCTCATCCAGGGCCCGCTCAAGGCGGACGCCGTGCTCAAGCACCGCGACCAGATGGTGTCCGGCTACGACGACAAGTCCCAGGTGAAGTGGGCGGAGGGCGCGAAGCTCACCGTCATGCGCGGCCACGGCCGGCTCACCGGCCCGCGCAAGGTGGCCGTCACGGGCAAGGACGGCAAGGTGCGCGAGCTGGACGTGAAGCAGGCCGTCGTCATCGCCACGGGCAGCAAGCCGCGCCTGCCGGACATCCCGGGCCTCAAGGACTCCAAGCCGTGGGACAACCGCGAGGGCACCGGCGCCAAGGCCGTGCCGGGCCGGCTGGTGGTGCTGGGCGGCGGCGTGGAGGCGGTGGAGCTGGCGCAGGCGTGGCGCGAGCTGGGCTCGGAGGTGACGCTGGTGCAGCGCGGGCCGCGCGTGCTCAAGCGCTTCGAACCCTTCGTGAGCGAGCAGGTGGCCGAGGCGCTGCGCGACTCCGGCGTGCGCGTGCTGCTGGAGACGCAGGCCACCAAGGTGCAGCGCTCCGGCGAAAAGGGCGAGTACACCATCACGCTGACCGGCGGGGACACGCTGCGCGCGGACGCGCTGCTCGTCGCCATGGGCCGCACCGCTCGCACGGACGACCTGGGCCTGGACACGGTGGGGCTCAAGCCCGGCGCGTCCATCGAGGTGGATGATCAGCTCCGCGCCACGGGCGTGGACGGCGGCTGGCTGTACGCGTGCGGCGACGCGAACGGGCGCAACCTGCTCACGCACATGGGCAAGTACCAGGCGCGGCTCTTGGGCGACGTCATTCTGGGCAAGCCCGCGAAGGCGTGGGCGGACGCGAAGGCCACGCCGCAGGTCATCTTCACGCACCCGCAGGTGGGCAGCGTGGGCCTCACCGAGGAGAAGGCGCGCAAGGCGGGCGTGCCGGTGAAGACCGTGGAGTACGAGCTGGGCAACGTGGCGGGCGCGTCCGTCATGGGCAAGGACCTCAAGGGCACGGCCAAGCTGGTGGTGGACGAGCAGCGTCGGGTCATCGTGGGCGCCACGTTCACCGGTCCAGGCGTGGGCGAGATGATCCACGCGGCCACCATCGCCGTCGCGGGCGAGGTGCCGCTGGACACGCTCTGGCACGCGGTGCCGTCGTACCCCACCGTGAGCGAGGTGTGGCTGCGGCTCCTGGAAGCCTACGGCCTGTGATTGCGGCGGGGCGCCCCCGCGTGGAATGGTGCGCGCCCCACCGTGTCCCCGTCCGTGAATGAGCCCGCCCGCCACCGCGCATCCCTGAAGGTGGAGTGGGCGCTGCTCCTGGTGCTCGCCGTGGCGGCCGTGGCGGTGGGACAGCATCCCCGGCGCGGCGCGGACTTCCGCGTCTACCTCACCGCCGCCGAGCGCTTCCGCGAGGGCACGGACCTCTACCGCGCCGAGGACGGCACCATGCCGTTCAAGTACGCGCCCGTCACCGCGCCCCTGTTCCTCCCCTTCACCGCCGTGCCGCCGCGCGTGGCCGTAGCGCTGTGGAACCTGGGCTCCGTGCTCGCGCTCGGCGCCGTGTCCGTGCTCACGCGCCGCGCGGCCCCCAGGAACGCAGAGGCGACGCCGTGGCCCTGGGCGCCGGTGCTCGCCACCGCCGCGCTGCTGCCCGCGTTCTCCTTCGAAATCTTCTACGGCCAGGTGGACCTCGTGCTGCTGTGGCTGGGGGTGCTCGCGGCCGTGGGCGCGGAGCGGGGCCGGACGTGGGGCCCCGGCGCGGCCTTCGCCGTGGCGTGCTTGCTCAAGCCTCCGGCCGCGCTCCTGGGGTTGTTCTTCCTGGCGCGCCGGCACTGGCGGGTGGCGGGGACCACCGCCCTCTTCGGCGTCCTGCTGGTGCTGCCCACGCTGGGCCGCTACGGGTGGGCGGGCACGCTGTCACAGCTGCGTGACTGGACGGAGACCCTGGCGCGCACCACGCCGCCGTGGGCGCTGGGCCACAACCCTCAGGGCCTGCCCACGCTGCTGCTGTCGCTGGTGCTGCCTCCGGAGTCCATCCCTCCCGCGGGCGCGATGACGCTGGCGCAGGTCGTGGCGCTGGGGCTGTTCATCGGCGCGCTCGTGTGGGCGCGGCCCGGTCCGGTGGAGTTGCTCGCGTTCTGCTGCCTGGGCGTCACGCTTCTGTCACCGTTGGCGTGGCGCGCGAACTACCTGCTCGCCTGGCCGGTGATCCGCGCGGCGCTGGAGGGGCGCTCGCGGCTGGGGCAGGCGTGCGTGGCCGGCGTGGCCCTCATCGGCATGGCCCTGTCCGACGCGGTGTTGGGCGCGGACCCGGCCCGGCGCGTGTTGCTCTTCCGGCCGTTCGCGGTGGCGTACGCCGCCCTGCTGATCGCGCTGTTGTGGCAGACGCGGCGCCATGGGACGCCCACGGCGGTGCTCTCCGACAAGACCGTGACCCACCTGCCGCGCGGATTTTTGAACGCTCGCGGTTCGTGACCCAATCGAGACATCGCCGGGGGCAAAGTGTCACGGAGCCTGAACCTTCGTGACACACGGTGTCGCTATATGCGTCCCCGTCATGTTCGAAACGTTCGACAGCGCCTCCAGCGCCCCCGCCGCCCGGCGGTTCGCGCTCTCCACCACCGCGTCGGTCGCCGTCTTCGGACTCATCGCCGTGGCGGCGATGACCGCGGCCAACACGGTGAAGGAAGTCATCAAGGAGAAGAAGGTGGACGTCGTCTTCCGTCCCCCTCCGCCTCCGCCGCCTCCCGTCGTGGAGGTGAAGCCGCCGCCCCTGCCGCCTCCTCCCGTCGCGAAGCCGCCTCCGCGCGCCGCGCCGCCTGTCGCCAAGGCCGCGCCTCCGCCCGCGGCGGTGCCCACCGTCGCTCCCGCGCCGCTGAAGGCCCCGGACGCGGTGCCGCTCGACAAGCCGCCCGAGGCTGAGAAGGAAGTGGTCGCCGCGGCGCCCATGGCCGTGGGTGGAACGGGCACGCTCGTCCCTGGCGGTGTGGTGGGTGGCACCGGCAGCGGCGAGGGCATGGCCATTGGTGGTGGCCGCGCGCAGCCCATCAACCTCCCGGAGACGGGGACGCCGCCGGAGCCGCTGGCCGCGAACCTCATCCCCGAGTACCCCTCCGACGCCCGCTCCAAGGGGCTCGAGGGCCTGGTCATCCTCAAGGGCGTCGTCGAGGTCGACGGCCGCGTCACCGGCCTCAAGGTGATGCGCGGCGATGAGCCCTTCGCCAGCGCCGCGCTGGCCGCCGTTCGCACGTGGCGCTTCAAGCCCGCCGTCGTGTCGGGTCAGCCCACCGCCGTCTTCCGCATCTTCAAGGTCCCGTTCCGCCTCAAGTCCTGACGCCTTCCTCCCCCTTCGGAGAGCCACCGCCATGAACTTCAATCTCAAGGAAATCTACGCGCACATGGGCGTCTTCGCCCTGGGCATCGCCTGGACGCTGATCGCCTTCGCGGTCGCGTCGCTGGCGGTGTTCTTCGAGCGCCTGTTCGTCTTCTTCCGCTCGCGCGCCGCGTCCCGCCAGTTCGCGGGCCGCGCCGGTCCGCTGCTCGCGCAGCAGCAGCACGACGCGCTGGTGAAGGAGGCGGACGGCAACAAGAGCAGCCACCTGGCGATGATGCTGGGCGGCGGCATGAAGACGTTCCTCGCCAAGTCGCGGGCTCCGGCCGGCAAGCTGGGCGCGGTGGAGCTCACGCGGCGCGACCTGGTGCGCATCAACGAGCGCATCACCGCGGACGTGCGCCGGGGCATGTCGGTGCTGGCCACGGTGGGTTCGGTGGCGCCGTTCGTCGGTCTGCTCGGCACGGTGGTGGGCATCATCGAGGCCTTCGCCGGCATCGCGAAGGAGGGCTCCGGCGGCCTGGGCGCGGTGTCCGCCGGTATCGCGGAGGCGCTCGTCGTGACGGCGCTGGGCCTGCTGGTCGCCATCCCCGCGGTGCTGATGTTCAACTTCCTGTCCACCCGCGCGGACGCGCTGCTGCTCTCCCTGGAGCAGGCCCGCAGCGAGTTCATGGACCACCTGGAGGACATGGCCGGCGACAAGCGCGCGGTGGCGGCCCACGGCGGCTCGCACGCGGGCGCCACGGACGTCGTCTCCACGCGGACCGAGGCGGGCGATGTCGGCCACGCGTAGGAGCCTCACGCCGGAGATGAACGTGACGCCGCTGGTGGACGTGGTGCTCGTCCTCCTGATCATCTTCATGGTCGTCACGCCGCAATTGGAGGCCGGCGCCGCGGTGGACCTGCCCGCGGCGATGAACCCGGACGCGGAGAACAAGAACCTGGAGCCCACCACGGTGAGCCTGGCGGCCAACGGGTCGTTCTACCTGGACCGCAAGCAGCTGAACCGGGACGCGCTGGTGGTGGAGTTGAAGGCGCTGCACCAGGCGAAGCCGGACGCGCCCGTCGTGCTCAAGGCGGACAAGGGCGTGGCGTACGCGCAGGTGCGCGGCGTGTTCAAGGCGATGCAGGACATCGGGTTCCCGGGCATCAGTCTCCAGGTCATCGACCGGAAGAAGCACTGAAGGGGAGGCACGCGCCATGGCTTTCGATGTCGGTGGCAATAAGGGCGGCGGCGTCCGCCCCACGATGAACGTGACGCCCCTGGTGGACGTGGTGTTGGTCCTCCTCATCATCTTCATGGTCGTCACGCCGCTGATGACCAAGAACCTGTGGATGAACGTGCCCGCGAAGCCGGACAAGAAGGAGGAGGCCACGCCTCCGCCTCCGGACGCGAAGCCGCCGGTGGTGCTCACGGTGGACAAGGCCGGCACGCTGCGCATCAACCGCGAAGAGGTTCCGCGCGACCAGGTGGTGGCGCGGCTGCAACGGATGTTGAACGCGCGCGCGGACAAGATCGTCTTCTTCGACGCGGGCGACGCGGTGCCGTACGGAAGTGCGATGGAAGTGCTGGACCTGGCGCGGGGCGGGAACATCACCGTCGCCGTGCTGCCGGAACGACTGGCGGACTGACTCCAGGCGCCCCGCGCGCGGCTTCGTGAAGCCGCGCGCGGTTCGTGACGCCGAGTTTTCCCGCCGCCGCCACAGACGTCACAAACCCTTCATCCCAATGCCACGGGCGTCGCGTTGAGTGCGCGTCGCTGTCGGCAAGGAGAGCCGTGTTGTCTTCCTCAAGCTTCGTGCGCGCCTTCGTCGCGTCACTCGTGCTCATCACCCTGCCTGCCTTCGCGCAGGCGCCCGGCGCGGACTCCACCGCGCCCGCCGCGCCTTCGCCCTCCGCGTCCCCCGGCCAGCAACCGGCCGGAGAGCTTCCGCCTCCGCCGGGCAGCACGCCCGCGACCTCCGCGCCGTCGCAGCCGGATGGAGCACTGCCTACCAGCCCCGCGCCGTCCCTGGGCACCCAGCCCGGCAGCGCCGCGAACCCGCTGCCTGTTGATCCCGTGCAGCCCGGCAACGCGGATCCGTCGCAGGCCGCGCAGCCGGGTAGCGCACCCGCGAGCAACTCGCCCGTGCAGCCCGCGGATCCTTCCGCTCCGACCACCGCGCAGCCGGCTCCGGCCGACGGTGCCACTCCCTCAGAGGCCACGGCTTCCGATGACGCGGCCATGGGCGACGAGGCCCTGGCCGAGTCCGCCACACCGCCTCCGGGCTTCACCGGCATCTACGGCCGGCTGACGGACGAGGCCAACGGTGAGGGCCTCATCGAGGCCACCGTGAAGGTCGTGACGGGCGCCGACAAGCAGGCCCTCACGGACCTGGACGGCAACTACCGACTGGCGCTTCCGCCGGGCAAGTACGACCTGCGCGCCTTCTACGACGTGTACCAGGGCCGCCGCATCACGGGCGTCATCGTCACGCAGGGTAAGGCCACGAAGCTGGACGTCGCGCTCAGCGCGGACGTGGGCGCGGTGCAGGAGGTCGTCGTCGAGGCCCGCTCCGACCGCCGCGCGGAAGGCGCCCTGCTCCAGGACCGCAAGAAGGCCGCCGCCGTCTCCGATGCCATCAGCGCGCAGGAGATCGCCCGCACGCCGGACTCCAGCGCCGGTGACGCCGTGAAGCGCGTGGTCAGCGCCACCGTGGTGGACGGCCGCTACGTGCTGCTGCGCGGCCTGGGTGGCCGCTACGCCACCACGCTCCTCAACGGCGCGCTCCTGCCCAGCCCGGAGCCGGACGAGCCCAGCGTGCCGCTGGACCTGTTCCCCACCAGCCTGCTGGCCAACCTCAACGTCGTGAAGAGCTACACGCCGGACCTGCCGGGCACCTTTGGCGGCGGCACGCTGCTCATCGAGACCAACACCTACCCCTCCCAGTTCGAGTTCAAGCCACGCCTCACCCTGGGCGGCGACACCGTCACCACCTTCCGCGAGCGCAACTCGCAGGCGCAGGGCGGCTTCGGTGAGACGCTGGGCTTCGCCTCCTCCGACCGCGCCCTGCCCTCCGCGCTCCCCCGCGACCACCGCCTGGGCGCGGGCGGCGAGTCAGCGCAGCAACTGGAGAGCCAGTGGGAGAGCTTCTCCAACATCTGGGAGAAGCGCACCACGCGCGCCGCCCCCAACCTGGGCCTGGGCGCGTCCCTGGGCAACACGCTGCGCTTCGGCAACCAGCGCCTGGGCTACCTGGCCACCATCAACTACGGCCACCGCGACGGCGTGCAGACAGGCGACTTCGCCCGCGCCGCCCGCGAC
The sequence above is drawn from the Corallococcus sp. NCRR genome and encodes:
- a CDS encoding TolB family protein, giving the protein MRRWLGGVVAVGLLGACEPTDFGGGGGTAGDVLFDRGFAFVRGDRNIYVVDDDGDPNSPQRLTTAGGAYTPAISKNGNSIVFVQRSGSTYSLQTVPTTGGAVATLLSTNDAACGGCTNFRGPSFSPDGRTIVFAFDRGSGSQSSLGRIAADGSGFVDLTPGTTIAYGAPSFFPSGNTVVAPAGTNSFQFDQLAFVPVGGGSPSYVRLGNEVLAIANRAVISPDGRQIALDGRLSSGSTRIFVGNVTASGLGGALRRLTDYTASTVQESFPSWTSSTELGFLFNDSGGDPSIYRAPVSSTASSVTLAVPAANEPFYGPN
- a CDS encoding non-proteolytic archaemetzincin-like protein is translated as MPQKTLLLVTVGSPPSALVNALQEPLATHLGVSAVVSRMALSSPAYAFNKDRSQYHCNAIMRRLGTVLDESPQELVMGVTDADLFEPDSPFVFGQADRESKVAVMSLFRLRQGAEGETLRRRVQVEAVHQAGHLIGLSYCEDSRCVMFFPQFPQDIDRKSLGPCNVCRNELNRLNR
- a CDS encoding RtcB family protein, with product MMPRVLEVPPGAVPLLAWARTVPPAALKQLQLLAAQPWVTEHVAVMPDVHLASGVAVGTIFATEAHVVPGALGNDLGCGVSAHRFAFPAASLSRADLERLLSQLARVIPVGDAVHRGRGLPLPPGLEAPPLSTQKLAHAWERLAPRHLGTLGGGNHFLELDRDGAGDLWLLIHSGSRGVGGAVGEHHQRVARALGQGTPPALDTGTEAGRACVNDLDLACRFARANRDQLAARALAVLADVLGVAPDPGITVDVHHNHVASEPHFGRTLWVHRKGAVGLEAGARGLIPGSMGTASYVVEGQGEPRAFRSCSHGAGRVLTRTEARARIRPDALVHALRRVVFDPGRTHALVEEAPAAYRDLTEVLEDEADLVTPRVRLTPLAVLKG
- a CDS encoding ribosome-binding factor A, producing MSSSRHRRPRASLRRSGSSLFHSEAPSARHLRVQSTLSEDVSLLFRGELSDPRLEDLTLTSCELSPEGRTVRIGYSLPHDADPAAVKEALVRAEGFLRSRLAQHLNLKRTPHLRFVLVGTAPRTDAEEGGDA
- a CDS encoding dihydrolipoyl dehydrogenase family protein encodes the protein MAETFDVVVIGAGPAGENAGARAAAGGLKVALVEQELLGGECSYWACMPSKALLHPSETLWLAKHTPGVRELIQGPLKADAVLKHRDQMVSGYDDKSQVKWAEGAKLTVMRGHGRLTGPRKVAVTGKDGKVRELDVKQAVVIATGSKPRLPDIPGLKDSKPWDNREGTGAKAVPGRLVVLGGGVEAVELAQAWRELGSEVTLVQRGPRVLKRFEPFVSEQVAEALRDSGVRVLLETQATKVQRSGEKGEYTITLTGGDTLRADALLVAMGRTARTDDLGLDTVGLKPGASIEVDDQLRATGVDGGWLYACGDANGRNLLTHMGKYQARLLGDVILGKPAKAWADAKATPQVIFTHPQVGSVGLTEEKARKAGVPVKTVEYELGNVAGASVMGKDLKGTAKLVVDEQRRVIVGATFTGPGVGEMIHAATIAVAGEVPLDTLWHAVPSYPTVSEVWLRLLEAYGL
- a CDS encoding glycosyltransferase family 87 protein, yielding MSPSVNEPARHRASLKVEWALLLVLAVAAVAVGQHPRRGADFRVYLTAAERFREGTDLYRAEDGTMPFKYAPVTAPLFLPFTAVPPRVAVALWNLGSVLALGAVSVLTRRAAPRNAEATPWPWAPVLATAALLPAFSFEIFYGQVDLVLLWLGVLAAVGAERGRTWGPGAAFAVACLLKPPAALLGLFFLARRHWRVAGTTALFGVLLVLPTLGRYGWAGTLSQLRDWTETLARTTPPWALGHNPQGLPTLLLSLVLPPESIPPAGAMTLAQVVALGLFIGALVWARPGPVELLAFCCLGVTLLSPLAWRANYLLAWPVIRAALEGRSRLGQACVAGVALIGMALSDAVLGADPARRVLLFRPFAVAYAALLIALLWQTRRHGTPTAVLSDKTVTHLPRGFLNARGS
- a CDS encoding energy transducer TonB, whose amino-acid sequence is MFETFDSASSAPAARRFALSTTASVAVFGLIAVAAMTAANTVKEVIKEKKVDVVFRPPPPPPPPVVEVKPPPLPPPPVAKPPPRAAPPVAKAAPPPAAVPTVAPAPLKAPDAVPLDKPPEAEKEVVAAAPMAVGGTGTLVPGGVVGGTGSGEGMAIGGGRAQPINLPETGTPPEPLAANLIPEYPSDARSKGLEGLVILKGVVEVDGRVTGLKVMRGDEPFASAALAAVRTWRFKPAVVSGQPTAVFRIFKVPFRLKS
- a CDS encoding MotA/TolQ/ExbB proton channel family protein yields the protein MNFNLKEIYAHMGVFALGIAWTLIAFAVASLAVFFERLFVFFRSRAASRQFAGRAGPLLAQQQHDALVKEADGNKSSHLAMMLGGGMKTFLAKSRAPAGKLGAVELTRRDLVRINERITADVRRGMSVLATVGSVAPFVGLLGTVVGIIEAFAGIAKEGSGGLGAVSAGIAEALVVTALGLLVAIPAVLMFNFLSTRADALLLSLEQARSEFMDHLEDMAGDKRAVAAHGGSHAGATDVVSTRTEAGDVGHA
- a CDS encoding biopolymer transporter ExbD; translated protein: MSATRRSLTPEMNVTPLVDVVLVLLIIFMVVTPQLEAGAAVDLPAAMNPDAENKNLEPTTVSLAANGSFYLDRKQLNRDALVVELKALHQAKPDAPVVLKADKGVAYAQVRGVFKAMQDIGFPGISLQVIDRKKH
- a CDS encoding ExbD/TolR family protein — protein: MAFDVGGNKGGGVRPTMNVTPLVDVVLVLLIIFMVVTPLMTKNLWMNVPAKPDKKEEATPPPPDAKPPVVLTVDKAGTLRINREEVPRDQVVARLQRMLNARADKIVFFDAGDAVPYGSAMEVLDLARGGNITVAVLPERLAD